Proteins encoded by one window of Desulfovibrio ferrophilus:
- the phnD gene encoding phosphate/phosphite/phosphonate ABC transporter substrate-binding protein, which yields MMKKLLTLLAMALVLALAAPAFAADCQNRGTLDEMYCDNDKDLTADLAEAGQCKDPSTLVFTYTPVEDPAVYRDAFADFQEYLGEATGKKVVYYTVQSNAAEVEAMRSGRLHIAGFSTGPTGFAVNLAGYVPIAVKGYAEGFQGYNLIVVVKKDSPIQSLADLKGKKVAHTSASSNSGNLAPRALFPPLGITPDKDYTVVYSGKHDQSVLGVAHGDYDAAPVASDVYHRMVRAGRVDADALRIVFTSPKFPTSSFGYSNQLCPGLAQKIVGAFHAYRFTPEMVKTFGGADRFYPVTYAADWKVIRDIAAATGTSYNNAGLKKMAEKEAAKAAKKKAKK from the coding sequence ATGATGAAAAAACTGCTGACCCTGCTGGCCATGGCTTTGGTCCTGGCCCTGGCAGCCCCCGCTTTTGCGGCCGACTGCCAGAATCGAGGCACTCTGGACGAGATGTACTGTGACAACGACAAAGACCTCACGGCCGATCTGGCCGAGGCCGGCCAGTGCAAGGACCCCAGCACCCTGGTGTTTACCTACACCCCGGTTGAGGACCCTGCAGTCTACCGTGACGCCTTCGCCGACTTCCAGGAGTACCTGGGTGAAGCCACTGGCAAAAAGGTTGTCTACTACACCGTGCAGTCCAACGCCGCCGAGGTCGAAGCCATGCGTTCCGGCCGCCTGCACATCGCTGGCTTCTCCACCGGCCCCACCGGCTTTGCCGTCAATCTCGCCGGTTATGTCCCCATCGCAGTCAAGGGTTACGCTGAAGGCTTCCAGGGCTACAACCTGATCGTGGTTGTCAAAAAAGACAGCCCCATCCAGAGCCTTGCCGATCTGAAGGGCAAGAAGGTTGCTCATACCTCCGCCTCTTCCAACTCCGGCAACCTGGCCCCCAGGGCCCTGTTCCCGCCCCTGGGCATCACCCCGGACAAGGACTACACCGTGGTCTACTCCGGCAAGCATGACCAGTCCGTTCTGGGCGTTGCCCACGGCGACTATGACGCCGCTCCTGTGGCTTCCGACGTGTATCATCGCATGGTGCGTGCCGGCCGTGTAGACGCGGATGCCCTGCGTATCGTGTTCACCAGCCCCAAGTTCCCCACGTCCTCCTTCGGCTACTCCAATCAGCTGTGCCCCGGTCTGGCGCAGAAGATCGTTGGTGCTTTCCACGCCTACCGCTTCACCCCCGAGATGGTGAAAACCTTCGGTGGAGCTGACCGCTTCTACCCCGTGACCTACGCTGCCGACTGGAAAGTCATTCGCGACATCGCCGCCGCCACGGGCACCAGCTACAACAATGCTGGTCTGAAGAAGATGGCAGAAAAAGAAGCAGCAAAGGCTGCCAAGAAAAAGGCAAAGAAGTAA
- a CDS encoding HAD-IIB family hydrolase → MKPLAEMPEAVRKSIRFVLTDIDDTLTDEGRLGAGAYGALQRLREAGLKVIPITGRPAGWCDHIARMWPVDGVVGENGAFYFRYDDSKKRMIRRFMKDEPQRTEDRRKLAKLRQRILAEVPGAGLSADQPYREADLAIDFCEDVPALDKTQVARIVELFEEAGAHAKVSSIHVNGWFGDWDKLSMTRLMLSEQFDTDLDAIRDSIVFSGDSPNDAPMFGFFPNSMGVANVLDFRGELDAEPGWISHSRGGAGFVELAELLLG, encoded by the coding sequence ATGAAGCCACTGGCCGAAATGCCCGAAGCCGTCCGTAAATCCATCCGATTCGTTCTCACGGACATTGACGACACCTTGACCGATGAAGGCCGCCTCGGTGCCGGGGCCTACGGTGCCTTGCAGCGCTTGCGTGAGGCCGGGTTGAAAGTCATTCCCATCACGGGACGTCCTGCCGGATGGTGTGATCACATTGCCCGCATGTGGCCTGTGGACGGAGTGGTGGGCGAAAACGGGGCGTTCTATTTTCGCTATGACGATTCCAAAAAACGAATGATCCGACGGTTCATGAAGGACGAGCCCCAACGCACCGAAGATCGCCGAAAGTTGGCCAAACTGCGCCAACGCATTCTGGCCGAAGTACCCGGAGCAGGATTGTCCGCCGACCAACCTTACAGGGAGGCCGATCTGGCCATCGATTTCTGTGAAGACGTCCCTGCCCTGGACAAGACTCAGGTCGCCCGCATCGTCGAGCTTTTCGAAGAAGCCGGTGCCCATGCCAAGGTCAGTTCCATCCACGTCAATGGCTGGTTTGGCGACTGGGACAAACTCTCCATGACCCGTCTGATGCTCAGCGAACAGTTCGATACAGATCTGGATGCCATACGCGACTCGATTGTCTTTAGCGGTGATTCCCCCAATGACGCCCCCATGTTCGGCTTCTTCCCCAATTCCATGGGTGTGGCCAATGTACTGGACTTCCGGGGTGAACTTGACGCTGAACCCGGCTGGATTTCCCACAGCAGGGGGGGCGCTGGCTTTGTTGAATTGGCAGAGCTATTGCTCGGCTAG
- a CDS encoding sigma 54-interacting transcriptional regulator: MSRSISALKLQVLSEVSAIIHKALNLEEALQEVLRILSSTLSMERATVTLLDRDSGHLVIMASHGLSEQERQRGVYRSGEGVTGTIFRTVKPLHIPDVTCDPLFLDRTGARSSQDCRISYTGVPIILNNEPIGVLSVDRLFSGETTVQEDIEFLTVLATLIAQFTKLNEVVRAREEELRRENVTLKYQLSKEARGPYIVGKSPPMQEVERQVAKVAPTRATVLLLGESGTGKTLIARIIHDLSDRKTNPFVKVNCASIPENLLESELFGYERGAFTGATGSKAGRFEDANKGSIFLDEIGELSLGLQAKLLRVLQDREFERLGGNRTIRTDVRILTATNRDLRDLVDQGRFRLDLYYRLNVFPLTVPPLRRRKEDVIGLLNHFLRKMAHEYGRDLYFSPEALTLLNNHDWPGNVRELENMVERLVIMAEANRIDAQLIGLAMEPESTRITPESHSSEPAPQAQHQTSQGRKQSLKEIERAEILNALRESNWIKRRAGVALGLTERQIGYRIKKFGLEERVATERMRCRSVNQMNTVP, from the coding sequence ATGTCACGCAGCATCAGCGCCCTCAAGCTCCAGGTACTTTCGGAAGTCAGTGCCATTATCCACAAAGCCCTGAATCTGGAAGAGGCCTTGCAGGAAGTCTTGCGCATCCTGTCCTCGACCCTGTCCATGGAGCGCGCCACCGTTACCCTTCTGGACCGTGACTCCGGTCATCTGGTGATCATGGCCTCACATGGCCTGTCTGAACAGGAACGCCAGCGTGGTGTCTATCGCTCCGGCGAAGGTGTCACGGGAACCATCTTCCGCACCGTCAAACCGTTGCATATCCCTGATGTCACCTGCGACCCCCTGTTCCTGGACAGAACCGGGGCGCGAAGCAGCCAGGACTGCCGCATTTCCTACACGGGAGTGCCCATCATCCTGAATAACGAACCCATCGGCGTCCTCTCCGTAGACCGGCTGTTCAGCGGCGAAACCACCGTACAGGAAGACATCGAATTCCTGACCGTACTGGCAACGCTTATCGCCCAGTTCACAAAGCTCAATGAAGTCGTTCGCGCACGCGAGGAAGAACTACGACGTGAAAACGTGACTCTCAAATACCAGTTGTCCAAGGAAGCACGCGGCCCTTACATCGTGGGCAAGAGCCCTCCCATGCAGGAGGTGGAGCGACAGGTTGCCAAGGTGGCCCCAACTCGGGCAACTGTGTTGCTGCTGGGAGAATCCGGCACAGGTAAGACCCTTATCGCGCGCATCATTCACGACCTGTCCGATCGCAAGACCAACCCCTTCGTCAAGGTCAACTGCGCCAGCATCCCTGAAAATCTGCTGGAAAGTGAGCTTTTTGGATACGAACGTGGAGCCTTTACCGGCGCCACGGGTTCCAAGGCCGGGCGCTTTGAGGATGCCAACAAAGGCAGTATCTTTCTGGATGAAATCGGAGAACTTTCCCTGGGGCTTCAGGCCAAGCTGCTGAGGGTCTTACAGGACCGGGAGTTTGAACGTCTTGGCGGTAACCGGACTATCCGCACTGATGTACGCATCCTGACAGCCACCAACCGCGACCTGCGTGACCTGGTCGATCAGGGACGATTCCGCCTTGACCTGTACTACCGACTGAATGTCTTTCCCCTCACCGTGCCCCCACTTCGACGGCGCAAGGAAGACGTCATCGGCCTGCTCAACCATTTCCTGCGGAAGATGGCCCATGAGTATGGGCGCGACCTCTATTTCAGCCCCGAAGCACTGACATTGCTTAACAACCACGACTGGCCCGGAAACGTTCGGGAACTGGAAAACATGGTTGAACGGCTGGTGATCATGGCTGAAGCCAACCGCATTGACGCGCAGCTCATCGGTCTGGCCATGGAGCCGGAATCGACCCGCATCACACCCGAGTCCCATAGCTCAGAACCAGCGCCACAGGCGCAGCACCAGACCTCGCAGGGCAGAAAGCAATCCCTGAAAGAAATCGAACGAGCCGAAATCCTGAACGCCCTGCGCGAGAGTAATTGGATCAAACGACGTGCGGGTGTTGCACTGGGGCTTACCGAACGACAGATCGGATACCGCATCAAGAAATTTGGACTCGAAGAACGCGTGGCGACGGAGCGCATGCGTTGCCGCAGCGTGAACCAAATGAACACTGTTCCTTAA
- the phnE gene encoding phosphonate ABC transporter, permease protein PhnE has protein sequence MTDQHYEWERFTPAQRLARFTIFLGIAIGFMLSLRTVEIIPEFLYDAPSQIGDLFARMWPPDTGSYAVNIHDALIETLNIAGLGTMLALLLALPVGLMSAKNITRIPALNWFAKLILVSSRSVNSLVWAILFVAVFGPGALAGTVAIGFRSIGFCGKLMGEALEECDPGPIEALKAAGAPWTSIFLKGYWPQIAPAFWGITLFRWDINVRESSVIGLVGAGGIGVALDTALNLFRWDEVSLILLCIFAVVIAAEILVTKIRERII, from the coding sequence ATGACTGATCAACACTATGAATGGGAGCGTTTCACTCCGGCGCAGAGGCTGGCGCGATTCACCATTTTCCTGGGAATTGCCATCGGATTCATGCTCTCCCTGCGTACAGTGGAGATCATTCCCGAGTTCCTGTATGATGCACCGTCTCAAATCGGAGATCTGTTTGCCCGCATGTGGCCACCGGATACGGGAAGCTACGCGGTCAATATCCACGATGCCCTGATCGAAACGCTGAATATCGCAGGACTTGGCACCATGCTGGCGCTGCTGCTGGCACTGCCCGTGGGCCTGATGTCCGCCAAGAACATCACCCGTATTCCCGCGCTGAACTGGTTTGCCAAGCTCATCCTTGTCTCATCACGCTCGGTCAACTCCCTGGTCTGGGCCATCCTGTTCGTGGCGGTCTTCGGACCGGGCGCACTGGCAGGGACCGTGGCCATCGGATTCCGATCCATTGGATTCTGCGGCAAGCTGATGGGCGAGGCCCTGGAAGAATGCGACCCCGGCCCCATCGAGGCCTTAAAGGCCGCGGGGGCACCGTGGACCAGCATCTTCCTGAAAGGCTACTGGCCGCAAATTGCGCCCGCCTTCTGGGGAATCACCCTGTTCCGCTGGGACATCAACGTCCGCGAATCATCAGTCATCGGGCTGGTGGGTGCTGGCGGCATTGGTGTGGCTCTGGACACGGCTTTGAACCTTTTCCGGTGGGACGAAGTCTCCCTGATTCTGCTCTGCATCTTCGCGGTGGTCATCGCCGCCGAGATTCTGGTTACCAAGATCAGAGAACGGATCATCTAA
- the phnE gene encoding phosphonate ABC transporter, permease protein PhnE, translating into MSAHSQTLRKPFPANNLARLGWVALAVYTIYALSALDITWDRFVMGLGNGAEFLGEMIPPNFERWKLLVENLIETVEIAIIASAFGITLSLPIGLMSARNLMPAWATWPARTVICVCRSFHPVIFAILFVKAVGFGPMAGILTLIFASIGFIGKLFAEAIEEISLKPVEACKAAGAPFLSVLIYAVLPQVLNRFIGFATYQFDANMRNSTMVGIVGAGGIGGTLFAAFQRFDYDFLCTILLSIIGLIMISEYLAVKVKAVFND; encoded by the coding sequence ATGAGCGCCCATTCCCAGACCCTGAGAAAACCGTTCCCGGCGAACAATCTCGCCCGGCTGGGTTGGGTGGCACTCGCGGTCTACACGATTTATGCCTTGAGCGCCCTGGACATCACCTGGGACCGTTTCGTGATGGGCCTCGGCAATGGTGCCGAATTCCTGGGCGAAATGATCCCGCCCAATTTCGAGCGCTGGAAGCTGCTTGTCGAGAACCTGATCGAGACCGTGGAAATCGCCATCATTGCCTCGGCATTCGGTATCACCCTGTCGCTGCCCATCGGGCTGATGTCGGCACGCAACTTGATGCCTGCCTGGGCCACATGGCCGGCGCGCACCGTGATCTGCGTGTGCCGCTCGTTCCACCCCGTGATCTTCGCCATTCTGTTCGTAAAGGCTGTGGGCTTCGGCCCCATGGCGGGCATCCTGACGCTGATCTTTGCGTCCATCGGGTTCATCGGCAAACTCTTTGCCGAGGCTATCGAGGAAATTTCCTTGAAGCCCGTTGAAGCCTGCAAAGCCGCAGGAGCACCCTTCCTGAGCGTCCTGATCTACGCGGTGTTACCCCAGGTGCTGAACCGTTTCATCGGTTTTGCCACCTACCAGTTCGACGCCAACATGCGCAACTCGACCATGGTCGGCATCGTGGGCGCAGGTGGTATCGGTGGAACATTGTTCGCCGCATTCCAGCGCTTTGACTACGACTTCCTGTGCACGATCCTGCTGTCCATCATCGGTTTGATCATGATCAGTGAATATCTGGCCGTGAAGGTCAAGGCGGTGTTCAATGACTGA
- the phnC gene encoding phosphonate ABC transporter ATP-binding protein has protein sequence MVNNQNNGNGGQGPRSLTVNNLVKEYVSGKPVLKGISFEVTGRTTVGIIGPSGTGKSTLLRCINRLIEPTSGSIEVSRQEITSLSGRDLRLARHYIGMVFQEFNLVERLTVIENVLCGRLGFVPVWRAWLRKYPQQDIDRAFELIQMVGLEDFATARADELSGGQRQRVGIARAVMQNPHIIMADEPTSSLDPKTSVEIMELLNNFSSTQDIPVLINIHDVNLAKRFTDRIIGMSEGHIVFDGSPDDLTDEHLMQIYGGEEWLT, from the coding sequence ATGGTGAACAATCAAAATAATGGGAACGGGGGCCAAGGCCCCCGCTCCCTTACCGTCAACAATCTCGTCAAGGAATACGTCTCCGGCAAACCCGTTCTCAAGGGAATATCCTTTGAAGTTACGGGCCGGACGACTGTCGGCATCATTGGTCCTTCAGGCACGGGCAAGAGCACACTGCTCCGATGCATCAACCGCCTGATCGAACCCACCAGCGGCTCCATCGAAGTCTCAAGGCAGGAAATCACCTCTCTTTCCGGACGTGATCTGCGGCTGGCACGCCACTACATCGGCATGGTCTTCCAGGAGTTCAACCTCGTGGAACGCCTGACCGTCATTGAAAACGTGCTCTGCGGCCGCCTGGGATTCGTCCCCGTCTGGCGAGCCTGGTTGCGCAAATACCCGCAACAGGACATCGACCGGGCCTTTGAGCTGATCCAGATGGTCGGCCTTGAGGACTTTGCCACCGCCCGGGCGGATGAACTGTCCGGTGGTCAGCGCCAGCGCGTAGGTATTGCCCGTGCTGTGATGCAGAACCCGCACATCATCATGGCGGACGAACCGACCTCCTCGCTGGACCCCAAGACCTCCGTGGAAATCATGGAACTCTTGAACAATTTTTCCAGCACCCAGGATATTCCGGTACTCATCAACATCCATGATGTGAATCTCGCCAAGCGCTTCACCGACCGGATCATCGGCATGTCCGAAGGACACATCGTGTTCGACGGCTCTCCCGATGACCTGACCGATGAACACCTGATGCAGATCTATGGCGGCGAGGAGTGGCTGACATGA